Proteins co-encoded in one Aspergillus flavus chromosome 2, complete sequence genomic window:
- a CDS encoding putative C2H2 transcription factor PacC: protein MSEPQDTTSPSTAAAPIAASTSQEQPQTQSPPQVSATTTSSVTATAAAATAAVASPPVNGAARPTEELSCLWQGCSEKCPTPESLYEHVCERHVGRKSTNNLNLTCQWGSCRTTTVKRDHITSHIRVHVPLKPHKCDFCGKAFKRPQDLKKHVKTHADDSVLVRSPEPGSRNPDIMFGGNPAKGVSSLGYATATHYFEPALNPVPSQGYAHGAPQYYQSHHPPQPANPSYGNVYYALNHGHEAGHASYESKKRGYDALNEFFGDLKRRQFDPNSYAAVGQRLLGLQSLSLPILSGGPLPEYQPMPAPVAVGGGGYSPGGHPPAPAYHLPPMSNVRTKNDLINIDQFLQQMQDTIYENDDNVAAAGVAQPGAHYVHGGMSYRTTHSPPSQLPPSHATATTSAGPIMANPATHSPTGTPALTPPSSAQSYTSGRSPISLPSTSRVSPPHHEGGSSMYPRLPSATMSDSMAAGYPTTSSAAPPSTLGGIFDHDDRRRYTGGTLQRARPEERHLPEPMDLSHDNKDDGERTPPAKPRQAPSSPGRISASLIDPALSGSANEAETMRTAQAATEVAERSDVQWVEKVRLIEYLRNYIASRLERGEYDGDSGMTRESRTPEAGPDGHMEGVETEPVSHPAKCESPVKPEAGGDTVMYPTLRGVDEDGDSKMPN from the exons ATGTCGGAACCCCAAGACACCACTTCCCCTTCGACTGCGGCTGCTCCTATTGCCGCGTCGACTTCGCAGGAGCAACCCCAAACCCAGTCGCCGCCTCAAGTCTCTGCTACCACGACATCCTCGGTGACGGCAACCGCAGCCGCAGCGACCGCAGCTGTGGCATCTCCCCCTGTTAATGGTGCTGCGCGCCCGACCGAAGAGTTGTCTTGTCTTTGGCAAGGATGTTCTGAGAAGTGTCCCACCCCAGAATCCCTCTAT GAGCACGTCTGCGAACGTCACGTAGGTCGCAAGAGCACAAATAATCTCAACTTGACTTGCCAATGGGGCAGTTGCCGAACTACTACTGTTAAGCGCGACCATATCACCTCTCATATCCGAGTACATGTGCCTTTAAAACCTCACAAGTGTGACTTCTGTGGAAAGGCCTTCAAGCGCCCTCAGGACTTGAAGAAACATGTCAAGACACATGCAGATGATTCGGTTCTGGTTCGGTCACCTGAACCGGGTTCCCGGAATCCAGATATAATGTTTGGAGGTAACCCAGCAAAAGGTGTGTCCT CTCTAGGCTATGCTACCGCTACGCATTACTTCGAACCCGCCTTAAACCCCGTCCCCAGCCAGGGTTATGCTCACGGAGCTCCTCAGTACTatcaatctcatcatccaccTCAACCAGCGAACCCGTCTTACGGTAACGTTTACTATGCGCTTAATCACGGACATGAGGCCGGCCACGCATCATACGAGTCGAAAAAGCGTGGATATGATGCCCTGAACGAGTTTTTCGGTGACCTCAAGCGTCGCCAGTTCGATCCAAACTCGTACGCCGCAGTTGGGCAACGCCTACTTGGTTTACAAAGCCTGTCTCTTCCCATTCTCAGCGGTGGCCCACTCCCTGAATATCAACCCATGCCTGCGCCTGTGGCAGTAGGTGGCGGAGGCTATAGCCCTGGTGGACATCCTCCCGCTCCCGCGTATCATCTCCCTCCCATGAGTAACGTCCGTACCAAGAACGACCTGATCAACATCGATCAGTTCTTGCAGCAGATGCAGGATACCATCTATGAAAATGACGACAACGTGGCAGCTGCTGGTGTTGCTCAGCCGGGTGCCCATTACGTTCATGGCGGCATGAGCTATCGCACCACCCACTCGCCACCCAGTCAGCTGCCTCCAAGCCATGCTACGGCCACCACTTCCGCAGGCCCCATTATGGCTAATCCTGCGACCCATTCGCCGACTGGGACACCCGCACTCACACCACCCTCGAGCGCGCAATCGTATACCTCTGGTCGGTCGCCCATCTCCCTGCCGTCAACAAGCCGGgtatctcctcctcatcacgAAGGTGGCTCAAGCATGTACCCCCGCCTTCCATCGGCTACTATGTCTGACAGCATGGCCGCTGGCTACCCGACCACATCAAGCGCAGCTCCTCCGTCCACTCTTGGTGGTATCTTTGACCATGATGATCGTCGCCGGTATACCGGTGGCACCTTACAACGCGCAAGGCCAGAGGAGCGTCATCTACCTGAGCCAATGGATCTGTCTCATGATAATAAGGATGACGGAGAGCGGACACCACCTGCCAAGCCGCGTCAAGCACCCTCGTCACCCGGTCGCATCTCCGCTAGCTTGATTGACCCTGCTCTTTCGGGCTCGGCAAACGAAGCAGAGACGATGCGGACGGCCCAAGCCGCGACTGAGGTCGCTGAGCGATCAGACGTGCAGTGGGTTGAAAAGGTTCGCCTTATCGAGTACCTGCGCAATTACATCGCGTCTCGTCTCGAACGGGGTGAATATGACGGCGATTCAGGCATGACTCGTGAGTCGCGCACCCCAGAGGCTGGACCCGATGGCCACATGGAAGGTGTGGAGACCGAGCCCGTTTCTCATCCTGCCAAGTGTGAGTCCCCGGTGAAACCTGAGGCGGGAGGTGATACGGTGATGTACCCAACACTACGGGgagtggatgaggatggtgatTCTAAGATGCCTAATTAA
- a CDS encoding putative rab-33 has product MPDKVKVVIVGDEGVGKSALILRLCLDHFSGTHEATADDSIRKSTVVDGQECILDIIDTAGREQYAMLIEEWIRQGEVFVLVFDVASRESFTHVRKYYDQVRKIKQVVDDHSINPPATHPGAPFFAPLILVGNKSDLQHKRAVSETEGMELGKELCGEYVEASARDNVNVEAAFNKAVRNIRERRYEAEHSLFPQADGVATTPKRYRPFHPGSCRCVVL; this is encoded by the exons ATGCCAGACAAGGTAAAAGTAGTAATAGTCGGTGACGAAGGCGTGGGCAAATCAGCACTCATCCTACGG CTCTGCCTCGACCACTTCTCCGGCACACATGAAGCCACAGCGGACGACAGTATCCGCAAGTCCACCGTAGTCGACGGTCAAGAATGCATCCTCGATATCATAGACACAGCCGGCCGAGAGCAATATGCGATGCTGATCGAAGAATGGATTCGACAGGGTGAAGTCTTCGTTTTGGTTTTCGACGTCGCATCCCGGGAATCATTCACCCATGTTCGGAAATACTACGATCAGGTCCGAAAGATCAAGCAGGTTGTAGATGACCACTCGATAAACCCACCTGCTACACATCCGGGCGCGCCGTTTTTTGCGCCTTTGATCTTGGTCGGGAACAAGAGTGACCTGCAACATAAGCGGGCCGTGTCGGAAACGGAGGGCATGGAGCTCGGTAAAGAGTTGTGCGGCGAGTATGTTGAGGCTTCAGCTAGGGATAATGTTAATGTTGAGGCGGCGTTCAATAAAGCGGTTCGAAATATTCGAGAGCGCCGATATGAAGCTGAACATTCGCTGTTTCCGCAGGCTGATGGGGTTGCGACGACGCCAAAACGGTATAGGCCGTTTCATCCTGGTAGCTGTAGATGTGTTGTGCTTTAA
- a CDS encoding putative high-affinity hexose transporter (hexose carrier protein): MAYYLVTLCCVFTTLGSFLFGYDSGVISSTLDQEDFQNRFNHPSDAATGGIVASYNGGAILGSALVSYISDPYGRRPVIFIGGLLGSLGAALQAGAVTVAMLIAGRLIAGLAVGLMSSAIPVYCSEVSPPRIRGFLGSMQQWMIGLGFVVAVCYITIIRLYSFRQWTGYGCSLHTGAITWRLPLAIQAVPAVILCFGVWLLPESPRWLIEKGRAEAGREILARLHSNRDRSNIHMVEAEIAQINDSIAEERRSAVHSWRELLSKARWRHRLLLACGIQAFTQCSGTNIISNYNPGLYRTLGLKGTTPLMLQGIWGALAQFWNTVFMLFIDRVGRRKLLIPSLLGMGATMCIEAALAQANGGFRDPSANPDAVRAAIAMFFVFSIFFTSLGLISWIYPSEIFPTAIRARGSSLATATNWSLNLVFAQCTPIARSTMGFNYFYCFFAFNWVAAAITWAFYPETAGKSLEDVEHIFSSSSRDDFPHPVPDLKNDVVAVANPADSDWSRENLELSCHAKMS; encoded by the exons ATGGCTTACTATCTTGTCACCCTTTGCTGCGTCTTCACAACTCTGggctcctttctcttcggttATGATTCCGGCGTGATTTCGTCAACCCTTGATCAAGAAGATTTCCAGAATCGCTTTAATCACCCCTCTGATGCCGCAACGGGTGGTATAGTCGCTTCCTACAATG GGGGTGCAATTCTAGGTTCCGCTCTGGTCTCATACATCTCCGATCCTTATGGACGGCGTCCTGTCATCTTCATTGGAGGCCTTCTCGGAAGCTTGGGTGCAGCGTTGCAAGCCGGTGCCGTAACTGTCGCCATGCTCATTGCAGGTCGATTGATTGCAGGTTTGGCTGTAGGCTTGATGTCGTCTGCAATTCCAGTTTACTGT AGTGAGGTATCGCCTCCCCGGATACGCGGCTTTCTGGGCTCCATGCAACAATGGATGATCGGGTTGGGGTTTGTTGTCGCTGTATGTTACATCACTATCATTCGTCTGTATAGCTTTCGA CAATGGACTGGATATGGTTGTTCCCTTCACACCGGCGCCATAACCTGGCGGCTCCCCTTGGCCATCCAGGCCGTTCCCGCCGTGATCCTCTGTTTTGGTGTTTGGCTCCTTCCCGAGTCTCCACGCTGGCTGATTGAGAAAGGCCGCGCTGAAGCGGGCCGAGAAATCCTGGCTCGTTTACATTCAAACCGGGACAGGTCTAATATCCACATGGTTGAAGCCGAGATCGCCCAGATCAACGACAGCATCGCCGAGGAACGACGTTCCGCCGTACACTCCTGGCGCGAACTACTAAGCAAGGCTCGCTGGCGCCATCGCCTGTTACTTGCGTGCGGCATTCAAGCGTTTACCCAATGCTCAGGTACCAACATCATCTCGAACTACAATCCAGGCCTATACAGGACGCTAGGCCTGAAGGGCACAACACCTCTCATGCTACAGGGAATATGGGGTGCACTGGCCCAGTTCTGGAATACGGTGTTCATGCTTTTCATTGACCGTGTGGGTCGTCGTAAGCTTCTCATCCCTTCCCTGCTCGGCATGGGTGCCACCATGTGCATAGAAGCGGCCTTAGCCCAGGCCAACGGCGGCTTTCGCGACCCTTCTGCCAACCCGGATGCTGTCCGTGCTGCGATCGCcatgttctttgtcttctcAATCTTCTTTACCAGCCTTGGGCTCATCTCCTGGATCTATCCATCTGAGATCTTCCCGACAGCGATCCGCGCCCGCGGCTCATCGCTGGCAACAGCTACCAATTGGAGTTTGAACCTTGTCTTTGCGCAATGCACGCCAATTGCGAGGTCAACCATGGGCTTCAATTACTTTTATTGCTTCTTCGCTTTTAATTGGGTGGCCGCTGCCATTACTTGGGCCTTTTACCCCGAAACTGCTGGCAAGTCGCTTGAGGACGTCGAACAtatcttctcatccagctccCGTGATGATTTTCCGCATCCTGTGCCGGACCTTAAGAAcgatgttgttgctgtcgCGAACCCTGCAGACAGCGACTGGTCGAGGGAGAATCTGGAGCTTAGCTGCCATGCAAAAATGTCATAG
- a CDS encoding oxidoreductase: MLKLSTILGSLFYLLPIYIFLIAPALRQFFPPAEEDLTFNPDDDAADLEGPILNDTILSLDDGIEPTCAPDNYRVHLLRRDPLVIYIEDFLSSEEADHLVELGQETYTPSIIYDGTTEKVDPNTRLSDRSLLPRTNTVRCLENRAKAFQGWRPHLYIERMWAQRYNASGHYRHHYDWAGSSARGGDRASTFMVYLGDECTGGGTNFPRFKRPRDEKWCRFVECENEAEGVTFRPVKGNAIFWENLRPDGSGYLETWHAAFPVTEGTKVGLNIWSWYQPPRRRRV, encoded by the exons ATGCTAAAACTCTCCACAATCCTCGGCTCCCTATTCTATCTCCTCCCAATCTATATCTTCCTCATTGCCCCCGCCCTCCGCCAATTCTTTCCCCccgccgaagaagacctCACCTTCAACCCCGACGATGACGCCGCCGACCTCGAAGGCCCGATCCTAAACGACACAATTCTCAGTCTCGACGATGGCATTGAGCCCACCTGTGCCCCGGACAATTACCGGGtccatctcctccgtcgCGACCCATTGGTAATCTACATCGAAGATTTCCTCAGTTCCGAGGAAGCCGACCACCTCGTTGAACTCGG CCAAGAAACCTACACCCCCTCCATAATCTACGACGGCACAACCGAAAAAGTAGACCCCAACACCCGACTCTCCGACCGCTCCCTCCTCCCCCGCACCAACACCGTCCGCTGCCTCGAGAACCGCGCAAAGGCCTTCCAAGGCTGGCGACCGCACCTGTACATCGAGCGCATGTGGGCCCAGCGCTACAACGCCTCCGGCCACTACCGGCACCACTATGACTGGGCGGGTTCGAGTGCGCGCGGCGGCGACCGTGCCAGTACGTTCATGGTGTATCTCGGGGACGAGTGTACGGGTGGTGGCACGAATTTTCCGCGGTTCAAGAGGCCGAGGGATGAGAAGTGGTGTCGGTTTGTGGAGTGTGAGAATGAGGCGGAGGGGGTTACGTTTCGGCCGGTGAAGGGGAATGCCATCTTTTGGGAGAATTTGAGGCCGGATGGGAGTGGGTATTTGGAGACGTGGCATGCGGCGTTTCCGGTCACGGAGGGGACGAAGGTTGGGTTGAATATTTGGAGTTGGTATCAGCCGcccagaaggaggagggtgtga
- a CDS encoding putative C6 transcription factor, with protein MGTPSSAFHTASADNATDDDPSGPSDSVFYHDDADPSSLQSSHDQDGSKPAKEPLPMQKRRRVTRACDECRRKKIKCDGKQPCTHCTVYSYECTYDQPSNRRRNPAPQYVEALEARLHKAEALLRVVLPDINLDDPRFDEHATEQMLAVVKREKQQPQQPPVTTNGSNSSTVATGPAEAPSDNCCGEESLLESMVDNSGYLDLDDQGHWDYHGHTSGITFLRRLRKQLGAVDISAPALRSRPFSQMLDSPKSASESPQDALLPPTHDLPSREVARRLCHNALEDGCSLMRFVHEPSFYAMLDRIYDTPPEQYTNEEHAFLPLLYIVMAVGCLFSDDGTGTLDLSGYESAIGQGFQYFKAGRQLLEITDCRDLTSLQAICFMVLFLQSSAKLSTCYSFVGIALRSALRLGLHRSVSANFNPLEQELRKRIFWVIRKMDVYVSTLLGLPQMLSDDDIDQEYPMSIDGEFITSDGILPTPPDYTPLMAGANAHTRLSSIMLKVVKYIYPVKNAQHRSKSDQRYVVSHSKIREIERDLQAWMEELPAALRPGTEVSPQLERVRQLLRISYAHVQVVMYRPFLHYVSSGSQARGVDRRSYACAAACVSVSRNIVHITTGMHKRGLLNGSYWFTMYTTYFAILSLLFFVLENPDSPTAKDGVLKDAMEGKNTLTGLAKKSLAADRCSQSLICLFKNLPDLLKNRQSKANPVNLKRPAPSSSNKLGNAKSPTAPPAMPPPQRASTFPIQLLNRSTKEASNLPKSLDDNHPRHSRSNSRPANTPSPWFSSTPEPPTETISTPSETQATESIAASSNTSPLPMSMSTQDMPTSPFVAQQFSNPTNLPDLMPIMFPSDDPFAYPTQPMSTLENDHFRQDSGAMQFGRDLTTQRSAPPSTDPTNTIGVSTPALDGLGNFPLFSNNNTPTLMNAALPMRLANPPSVSQSRLQSPVSHASTPASGEAVNSPDLVSLPNNNFMWQGYNFQPQNFPTEQSAQPLMPSGNVQNFGMGVEDNSMGMGIDLGISLDDIFGNTDACRAGNGLPSDDWIQWMNVGN; from the exons ATGGGTACTCCATCCAGCGCTTTCCATACCGCGTCGGCGGATAATGCGACGGACGATGATCCATCGGGCCCCTCGGATTCAGTTTTTTACCATGATGATGCAGATCCCTCTTCCCTTCAGTCGTCGCACGACCAAGACGGCTCAAAACCAGCCAAAGAGCCCCTCCCCATGCAGAAGAGGCGCCGTGTAACACGAGCTTGCGATGAATGTCGGCGAAAAAAGATCAAATGTGATGGGAAACAGCCATGTACTCATTGTACCGTATACAGCTATG AATGCACCTATGACCAGCCGTCGAATCGCCGCCGTAATCCGGCCCCTCAATATGTGGAAGCCCTTGAAGCACGTCTACACAAGGCCGAGGCTCTCCTTCGAGTCGTTCTTCCCGACATCAATCTGGACGATCCCCGGTTCGATGAGCATGCTACCGAACAAATGCTAGCCGTCGTCAAACGCGAGAaacagcagccacagcaaCCGCCCGTGACCACCAACGGCTCGAATTCCTCGACTGTTGCTACCGGGCCAGCGGAGGCTCCATCAGATAACTGTTGTGGTGAAGAATCTTTACTTGAATCAATGGTGGATAATTCAGGCTATCTGGACTTGGACGATCAAGGTCACTGGGATTATCATGGGCACACCTCAGGCATCACATTCCTTCGACGACTTCGAAAGCAATTGGGGGCCGTGGACATCTCAGCGCCGGCGCTGCGATCGCGGCCGTTCTCACAGATGTTGGACAGTCCAAAGTCGGCATCGGAGTCCCCGCAGGATGCATTGTTGCCCCCCACTCATGACCTGCCATCGCGCGAGGTGGCACGACGCCTGTGTCACAATGCCTTGGAAGATGGCTGTTCTCTCATGCGATTTGTCCACGAACCTTCGTTTTACGCCATGTTAGATCGGATCTACGATACCCCGCCTGAGCAGTATACCAATGAGGAGCATGCTTTTCTGCCACTCCTCTACATTGTGATGGCTGTCGGTTGTTTGTTCTCAGATGACGGGACTGGTACCCTGGATCTCTCCGGTTATGAAAGTGCCATCGGCCAAGG GTTTCAATACTTCAAAGCCGGGCGACAGCTCTTGGAGATCACTGACTGCCGCGACTTGACCTCTCTCCAGGCAATTTGCTTCATGGTATTGTTCCTGCAATCATCTGCCAAACTGAGTACCTGTTATTCATTTGTCGGCATTGCCCTTCGCTCTGCCCTACGCCTGGGCCTGCACCGCTCGGTATCAGCCAACTTCAACCCCCTGGAACAAGAGCTGCGGAAACGTATCTTTTGGGTTATTCGGAAGATGGACGTCTATGTCAGCACCCTACTGGGACTACCCCAGATGCTGAGTGACGATGACATCGACCAGGAATACCCAATGTCGATTGACGGCGAGTTCATCACTTCAGATGGCATCTTACCCACACCACCGGATTATACGCCTCTCATGGCAGGTGCTAATGCACACACGCGACTTTCAAGCATTATGCTGAAAGTggtaaaatatatatatccggtTAAGAACGCTCAGCACCGATCCAAATCAGATCAACGCTATGTTGTAAGTCATTCCAAGATCCGGGAGATTGAGCGGGATCTTCAGGCTTGGATGGAGGAACTACCGGCCGCTTTGCGACCTGGGACCGAAGTGTCCCCTCAACTTGAGAG GGTACGACAGTTGCTGCGCATTAGCTATGCCCATGTGCAAGTGGTCATGTACCGCCCTTTCTTGCACTATGTCTCGAGCGGCTCTCAGGCCCGTGGCGTCGATCGGCGATCCTACGCCTGTGCTGCTGCATGCGTTAGCGTTTCCCGGAACATCGTCCATATAACCACTGGTATGCATAAGAGAGGTCTGCTTAACGGGTCCTACTGGTTTACCATGTATACCACCTACTTTGCTATCCTATCTTTGTTGTTCTTCGTGCTCGAGAATCCCGACTCTCCCACAGCTAAAGATGGCGTGTTGAAGGATGCCATGGAAGGCAAGAACACTTTGACAGGACTGGCAAAGAAGAGTTTGGCTGCGGATCGGTGCTCCCAAAGCCTCATCTGCCTTTTCAAGAATCTTCCCGACTTATTAAAGAACCGCCAGAGCAAAGCCAACCCGGTGAATCTAAAGCGCCCTGCCCCGTCCAGTAGCAACAAACTGGGTAATGCTAAAAGCCCTACGGCCCCACCCGCGATGCCTCCTCCGCAGAGAGCGAGCACATTCCCTATTCAACTATTGAACAGGTCGACCAAGGAGGCCAGTAATCTACCCAAGAGCTTAGACGACAACCATCCCCGCCATAGTCGATCAAATTCTCGTCCAGCGAACACACCTTCCCCCTGGTTTTCATCGACACCCGAACCACCCACAGAAACCATATCGACCCCGTCAGAGACACAGGCGACAGAGTCCATTGCTGCCTCATCCAACACATCCCCCCTGCCGATGTCCATGTCCACGCAAGATATGCCCACGAGTCCATTTGTTGCTCAGCAGTTCTCAAATCCAACCAACCTTCCCGATCTTATGCCCATCATGTTTCCCTCTGACGATCCTTTTGCCTACCCTACCCAGCCGATGTCCACCTTGGAGAATGACCATTTCCGTCAGGACAGCGGGGCCATGCAATTCGGGCGGGATCTCACGACGCAGCGGTCGGCGCCACCTTCTACCGATCCCACAAACACCATCGGGGTATCAACACCGGCCCTGGATGGCCTGGGCAATTTCCCCTTATTTTCCAACAACAATACACCAACACTCATGAATGCTGCTCTTCCTATGCGCCTAGCAAACCCCCCTTCTGTGAGTCAGTCGCGGTTACAATCGCCTGTTTCACACGCATCCACCCCGGCGAGTGGGGAGGCAGTCAACAGTCCCGATCTGGTATCTCTCCCGAACAACAACTTCATGTGGCAGGGTTACAATTTCCAGCCGCAAAACTTCCCCACGGAGCAGTCAGCGCAGCCGCTGATGCCGTCAGGGAATGTGCAGAACTTTGGCATGGGCGTCGAGGACAACTCCATGGGGATGGGCATTGATTTAGGGATCTCGCTGGACGATATCTTTGGGAACACCGATGCGTGCCGGGCCGGCAATGGACTTCCCAGCGACGATTGGATCCAATGGATGAATGTTGGAAACTGA
- a CDS encoding sigma-70 region 2 family protein — protein MSNESENTDSTKPATEWQFIDASNNSRSNLTQVKRHVMQQYMRQKRASGQSSNDVEQTAVESHNAPRKATRRPRKARASAGGTAQKGKKEDLNSQRQKNASAEKSDVQVVPNQELTDDLVEEIERDFIPGVMSYTSAENASFPANSFFQLQGYPISPYLLDKYASGSQSSGSESSSLSPWSSTPTSPSDVTLSPKTILSAARTDPFNTLPMDLDAEGQRLFDFYVNEMPACSYGSHFRSAKAHNWYTAVFVPEGMKGAVTFQNTILVHAANTWAWVRNEEETDYTLVHRNRAISMLRDHMTRHPGDISDVAIIACLSAAGLEDFDPRPGHKEISWVHMRAAREMIRARGGPAAFENTRLGMLINWQDYILSGYETNGLSFFFDPSYSLSFLSPEDEIRHQCDEFIDFLKRCEELSVSHRSKHANMPALVRYSAFQETSLLYSILAAPPGLRFTASGNRKQFVARLVALIMLNAALWDYRNSVQHSETFLWTLEQAVLASEVDTSGSVEALLQIMLECRDGITITDMSSTSSGSQGMPDFTQYSPTAKTQYGRPWFAGRMLKVAKRLSLNSWMIVHDFLFSCLTLRLETPVCLWERELRQEILSAPLTSYIMPALAE, from the exons ATGTCAAATGAGTCTGAAAACACGGATTCAACCAAGCCTGCGACAGAATGGCAATTCATTGACGCTTCGAACAACAGTCGGAGCAACTTGACCCAGGTCAAGCGCCATGTGATGCAACAATACATGCGCCAAAAACGTGCGTCGGGTCAGTCTAGTAATGATGTTGAACAGACGGCGGTAGAAAGCCACAATGCGCCACGAAAGGCTACCCGACGCCCCAGGAAGGCTAGGGCTTCTGCAGGGGGCACTGcacagaaaggaaagaaagaagacctCAACAGTCAGAGGCAGAAGAATGCATCAGCAGAAAAGTCCGATGTCCAAGTTGTCCCGAATCAAGAGTTGACGGATGATTTGGTGGAAGAAATTGAGCGAGATTTTATCCCTGGAGTCATGAGCTATACAAGTGCTGAAAATGCATCCTTCCCGGCCAACTCCTTCTTTCAGCTTCAAGGCTATCCGATATCGCCCTATCTTCTAGACAAATATGCATCTGGAAGTCAGAGTAGTGGCTCAGAGTCTAGCAGTTTATCCCCGTGGTCATCCACTCCAACATCCCCATCTGATGTCACGCTTTCTCCAAAAACTATCCTCAGCGCAGCAAGAACCGACCCTTTCAACACCCTACCGATGGATCTTGATGCTGAGGGGCAACGGCTATTCGACTTCTACGTTAATGAGATGCCTGCCTGTTCCTATGGTAGTCATTTCCGCTCTGCCAAAGCCCATAACTGGTATACGGCAGTCTTTGTCCCAGAAGGTATGAAGGGCGCCGTCACATTCCAGAACACTATCCTCGTACATGCTGCGAACACTTGGGCTTGGGTACGGAACGAGGAGGAGACTGACTATACACTTGTTCACCGCAACCGCGCAATCTCCATGCTCCGAGATCATATGACAAGACATCCAGGTGACATTTCCGATGTTGCAATTATCGCATGTCTCAGCGCTGCAGGCCTTGAGGACTTTGATCCTCGCCCAGGGCACAAGGAAATTAGCTGGGTTCACATGCGGGCTGCGAGGGAAATGATACGTGCCCGAGGAGGTCCGGCGGCCTTCGAGAATACCCGTTTGGGCATGCTAATCAACTGGCAAGATTATATTCTATCTGGATATGAAACAAATGGgctgagcttcttcttcga TCCAAGTTATTCGCTGTCCTTTCTGTCACCCGAGGATGAGATCAGGCATCAGTGCGATGAGTTCATTGACTTTTTGAAGCGTTGTGAGGAGCTCTCGGTATCCCATCGATCTAAACATGCCAATATGCCAGCTTTAGTGCGTTACAGTGCGTTTCAGGAGACATCACTTCTGTATAGTATTCTTGCCGCACCACCCGGCCTACGCTTTACCGCTTCAGGCAACCGTAAACAATTTGTCGCGCGGCTGGTTGCACTGATCATGCTTAATGCAGCTCTTTGGGACTACCGAAACTCCGTGCAGCATAGCGAAACCTTCCTCTGGACATTGGAGCAAGCAGTACTAGCGAGTGAGGTTGACACGAGTGGATCCGTTGAGGCACTACTTCAGATCATGCTTGAATGCAGGGATGGTATAACGATAACAGACATGTCTTCTACGTCATCGGGGTCCCAAGGCATGCCCGATTTTACGCAGTATTCTCCTACTGCTAAGACACAATACGGGCGACCTTGGTTTGCTGGCCGGATGCTCAAGGTTGCAAAGCGACTTAGTCTGAACTCCTGGATGATTGTTCACGACTTCCTTTTTTCGTGTTTGACGTTACGTCTTGAGACCCCTGTGTGTCTGTGGGAGCGTGAACTGCGGCAGGAGATCCTCAGTGCGCCTCTAACGAGCTATATCATGCCTGCTCTGGCAGAGTGA